One segment of Mycobacterium spongiae DNA contains the following:
- the nuoL gene encoding NADH-quinone oxidoreductase subunit L has protein sequence MTDYTWLLVLLPLAGAAILLFGGRRTDTWGHWLGCATAVAAFGVGARLLSELLGRDEADRVIHQTVFTWIPVDGLQVDFGLQIDQLSMCFVLLITGVGSLIHIYSVAYMAEDPDRRRFFGYLNLFLASMLLLVVADNYVLLYVGWEGVGLASYLLIGFWYHKPSAATAAKKAFVMNRVGDAGLALGMFLMFATFGTLSFAGVFAGAPGAGRGALTAMGLLLLLGACAKSAQVPLQAWLGDAMEGPTPVSALIHAATMVTAGVYLIVRSDPLYNLAPDAQLAVVIVGAVTLLLGAIIGCAKDDIKRALAASTMSQIGYMVLAAGLGPAGYAFAIMHLLTHGFFKAGLFLGSGAVIHAMDEEQDMRRYGGLRAALPVTFVTFGLAYLAIIGVPPFAGYFSKDAIIEAALGAGGARGLLLGGAALLGAGVTAFYMTRVMLMTFFGKRRWAPGSHPHEAPGLMTWPMILLAVGSVFSGGLFAIGGTLQHWLEPVVGAHEEATHALPTWVSTSLALGVVAVGIAVAYRMYATAPVPRVAPVEVSVLTTAARADLYGDAFNEEVFMRPGAQLTDAMVAVDDAGVDGSVNALAALVSRTSNRLRRLQTGFARNYALSMLAGAVVVAALILAVQLW, from the coding sequence ATGACTGACTACACCTGGCTGCTCGTGCTCCTGCCGCTGGCGGGTGCGGCGATCTTGCTGTTCGGCGGACGGCGAACAGACACCTGGGGTCACTGGCTGGGGTGCGCCACGGCCGTTGCGGCGTTCGGCGTCGGCGCAAGGTTGCTCTCCGAGCTCCTCGGCCGGGACGAGGCCGACCGGGTCATCCACCAGACGGTGTTCACTTGGATTCCGGTCGACGGGCTCCAGGTCGACTTCGGGTTGCAGATCGACCAGTTGTCGATGTGTTTCGTGCTGCTGATCACCGGGGTCGGTTCGCTGATCCACATCTATTCGGTGGCCTACATGGCCGAAGACCCAGACCGGCGGCGGTTTTTCGGCTATCTCAATCTGTTCTTGGCGTCGATGCTGCTGCTCGTGGTCGCCGACAACTATGTGCTGCTCTATGTCGGATGGGAAGGCGTTGGCCTGGCGTCGTACCTGCTGATCGGTTTCTGGTACCACAAGCCATCGGCAGCCACAGCGGCCAAGAAGGCATTCGTGATGAACCGGGTCGGGGACGCCGGGCTGGCGCTGGGCATGTTTCTGATGTTCGCCACGTTCGGCACCCTTTCCTTTGCCGGTGTGTTCGCGGGTGCCCCCGGCGCCGGGCGAGGCGCGCTTACCGCGATGGGATTGCTGCTCCTGCTGGGCGCGTGCGCCAAGTCCGCGCAGGTTCCGCTGCAAGCCTGGCTGGGTGACGCGATGGAAGGCCCCACCCCGGTGTCCGCGCTCATCCACGCGGCCACCATGGTGACCGCCGGCGTGTACCTGATCGTGCGCTCCGATCCGCTGTATAACCTGGCGCCCGACGCCCAGCTGGCGGTTGTCATCGTCGGCGCCGTCACGTTGCTCCTCGGAGCGATCATCGGCTGCGCCAAAGACGACATAAAACGGGCCCTGGCGGCTTCGACGATGAGCCAGATCGGTTACATGGTGCTGGCCGCCGGTCTCGGCCCGGCCGGCTACGCGTTCGCGATCATGCATCTGCTCACCCATGGGTTCTTCAAAGCCGGCCTGTTCCTCGGATCCGGCGCGGTGATCCACGCCATGGACGAGGAGCAAGACATGCGCCGCTACGGCGGCCTGCGCGCCGCCCTCCCGGTCACCTTCGTGACGTTCGGCCTGGCGTATCTGGCGATCATCGGTGTGCCACCGTTCGCCGGCTACTTCTCCAAAGACGCGATCATCGAAGCGGCGTTGGGCGCGGGCGGAGCCCGAGGGTTACTGCTGGGCGGTGCCGCACTGCTCGGTGCGGGCGTCACGGCGTTCTATATGACGCGGGTGATGCTGATGACCTTTTTCGGTAAACGCCGCTGGGCGCCGGGCTCTCATCCGCACGAAGCGCCCGGCCTGATGACCTGGCCGATGATCCTGCTCGCCGTCGGCTCGGTGTTCTCGGGCGGGTTGTTTGCCATCGGCGGCACTCTGCAGCACTGGCTAGAGCCGGTGGTCGGAGCTCATGAAGAGGCCACCCACGCGCTCCCGACCTGGGTCAGCACCAGCCTGGCGCTCGGTGTCGTCGCGGTCGGCATCGCCGTCGCCTACCGCATGTACGCCACCGCGCCCGTTCCGCGGGTGGCCCCCGTCGAAGTCTCGGTACTGACCACGGCCGCGCGTGCCGACCTCTACGGCGATGCCTTCAACGAGGAGGTTTTCATGCGCCCTGGCGCACAACTCACCGACGCAATGGTCGCGGTCGACGACGCGGGGGTGGATGGCTCGGTCAATGCGCTGGCCGCGCTGGTGAGCCGAACGTCGAATCGCCTGCGGCGCCTGCAAACTGGATTTGCCCGCAACTACGCGTTGTCAATGCTGGCGGGCGCGGTTGTGGTGGCCGCGCTGATCCTGGCGGTGCAGCTGTGGTGA
- the nuoK gene encoding NADH-quinone oxidoreductase subunit NuoK codes for MNPANYLYLSALLFTIGAAGVLLRRNAIVMFMCVELMLNAVNLAFVTFARMHGRLDGQMIAFFTMVVAACEVVVGLAIIMTIFRARKSASVDDANLLKG; via the coding sequence ATGAATCCGGCCAACTACCTCTACTTGTCGGCCCTACTGTTCACGATCGGGGCCGCGGGTGTGCTGTTGCGGCGCAACGCGATCGTGATGTTCATGTGCGTCGAGCTCATGCTCAATGCCGTCAATCTGGCGTTTGTCACGTTCGCACGCATGCACGGCCGTCTCGACGGACAGATGATCGCGTTTTTCACGATGGTGGTGGCCGCCTGCGAAGTCGTTGTCGGCCTGGCCATCATCATGACGATTTTCCGGGCCCGTAAATCGGCGTCGGTCGACGACGCGAACCTACTCAAAGGCTGA
- a CDS encoding NADH-quinone oxidoreductase subunit J → MFWVLGTLALIGALGVVLAVNAVYSAMFLAMTMIILAVFYMAQDALFLGVVQVVVYTGAVMMLFLFVLMLIGVDSAESLKETLQGQRVAGVVTGVGFGILLIGAIGNVSTQGFSGLTAANANGNVEGLAALIFSRFLWAFELTSALLITAAVGAMVLAHRERLVRRRTQRELSQDRFRPGGHPTPLPNPGVYARHNAVDVAAMLPDGSYSELSVPSMLATRGADGRLAATGEGTSQSQGGAS, encoded by the coding sequence ATGTTCTGGGTGCTCGGGACCCTGGCACTGATCGGCGCACTCGGGGTGGTCCTGGCCGTCAACGCCGTGTACTCGGCCATGTTTCTGGCAATGACGATGATCATCCTGGCGGTGTTCTACATGGCGCAGGACGCATTGTTCCTCGGTGTCGTTCAGGTCGTGGTCTACACCGGCGCGGTGATGATGCTGTTCTTGTTCGTGCTGATGCTGATTGGCGTGGATTCCGCGGAATCACTGAAGGAGACCCTGCAAGGACAACGAGTCGCCGGGGTGGTCACCGGTGTGGGATTCGGCATTCTGCTGATTGGGGCGATCGGCAACGTGTCGACCCAAGGTTTCTCCGGCCTGACCGCCGCCAACGCCAACGGCAACGTGGAGGGCTTGGCGGCACTGATCTTCTCCCGCTTTCTGTGGGCATTCGAGTTGACCAGCGCACTGTTGATCACCGCGGCGGTCGGAGCAATGGTGCTCGCCCATCGGGAGCGTCTGGTCCGCCGCAGAACCCAGCGGGAGCTGTCCCAAGACCGCTTCCGCCCGGGCGGGCACCCGACCCCGCTGCCCAACCCGGGCGTCTACGCGCGCCACAATGCGGTCGACGTGGCCGCCATGCTCCCGGACGGCTCCTACTCGGAATTGTCGGTCCCCTCGATGTTGGCGACCCGCGGTGCGGACGGTCGTCTGGCAGCCACTGGCGAGGGTACCTCTCAATCCCAGGGCGGCGCCTCATGA
- the nuoI gene encoding NADH-quinone oxidoreductase subunit NuoI — protein sequence MANFFSRSLDAVAGFGVTFGSMFKKTVTEEYPEEPGPVAPRYHGRHQLNRYPDGLEKCIGCELCAWACPADAIYVEGADNTDEQRFSPGERYGRVYQINYLRCIGCGLCIEACPTRALTMTNDYEMADDNRADLIYEKDRLLAPLLPDMTAPPHPRAPGATDKDYYEGNVTADGLRENENAGDSR from the coding sequence GTGGCTAACTTCTTTTCCCGTTCGCTCGATGCAGTTGCCGGGTTCGGCGTGACGTTCGGGTCGATGTTCAAAAAGACCGTCACCGAGGAGTATCCCGAAGAGCCCGGTCCGGTAGCCCCGCGTTATCACGGTCGCCACCAACTCAACCGGTACCCGGACGGCCTGGAAAAATGCATCGGCTGCGAATTGTGCGCGTGGGCTTGTCCGGCCGATGCGATCTACGTCGAGGGCGCCGACAACACTGATGAGCAACGGTTTTCGCCGGGAGAACGCTACGGCCGCGTGTACCAGATCAACTACCTGCGGTGCATTGGTTGCGGTCTGTGCATCGAGGCCTGCCCAACACGGGCGCTGACGATGACCAACGACTACGAGATGGCCGACGACAACCGGGCGGACCTGATCTACGAAAAAGACCGGCTGCTGGCCCCGTTGTTGCCCGACATGACCGCGCCACCGCATCCGAGGGCGCCGGGAGCCACCGACAAGGATTACTACGAGGGCAACGTGACCGCTGATGGGTTGCGGGAGAACGAGAATGCCGGGGATTCCCGGTGA
- the nuoH gene encoding NADH-quinone oxidoreductase subunit NuoH, with product MTLTAFGHDPWWLVVAKVLAVFVFLMLTVLVAILAERKLLGRMQLRPGPNRVGPKGALQSLADGIKLALKESITPGGIDRVVYFVAPIISVIPAFTAFAVIPFGPEVSVFGHQTPLQLTDLPVAVLFILAMSAIGVYGIVLGGWASGSTYPLLGGVRSTAQVISYEVAMGLSFAGVFLYAGTMSTSQIVAAQDRVWYIFLLLPSFMIYLISMVGETNRAPFDLPEAEGELVAGFHTEYSSLKFAMFMLAEYVNMTTVSALAATMFLGGWHAPWPLNMWAGANTGWWPLIWFTAKVWGFLFIYFWLRATLPRLRYDQFMALGWKLLIPVSLVWVMIAAIIRTLRNQGYPHWTAALVISSLVVAAMLVATLRKPFSSPGARAEARQARGLRAEKPGGAQSAFPTPPLPVGASKENARG from the coding sequence ATGACCCTCACCGCCTTCGGTCACGACCCCTGGTGGCTCGTGGTGGCCAAGGTACTGGCCGTATTCGTGTTTCTCATGCTGACGGTGTTGGTGGCGATCCTGGCCGAGCGCAAGCTGCTGGGCCGGATGCAGCTGCGGCCCGGCCCCAACCGCGTGGGACCCAAAGGCGCCCTGCAGAGTTTGGCTGATGGCATCAAGCTGGCACTCAAAGAAAGCATCACGCCCGGCGGCATCGATCGTGTCGTTTACTTTGTGGCACCGATCATCTCGGTGATTCCCGCGTTTACGGCGTTCGCAGTCATCCCGTTCGGCCCCGAAGTGTCGGTGTTCGGCCACCAGACGCCACTGCAGCTCACCGATCTGCCAGTGGCGGTCCTGTTCATCCTGGCGATGTCGGCGATCGGGGTCTACGGCATCGTGCTGGGCGGGTGGGCGTCGGGCTCGACATACCCGCTGTTGGGCGGGGTCCGCTCGACGGCGCAGGTCATCTCGTACGAGGTCGCCATGGGGCTCTCGTTCGCCGGGGTGTTTCTCTACGCCGGGACCATGTCGACGTCACAGATCGTGGCCGCACAGGACCGGGTTTGGTACATCTTCCTGTTGCTGCCGTCGTTCATGATCTACCTCATCTCCATGGTCGGTGAGACCAACCGGGCGCCATTCGATTTGCCCGAGGCCGAAGGCGAGCTGGTCGCCGGCTTCCACACCGAGTACTCGTCGCTGAAGTTCGCGATGTTCATGCTTGCCGAATACGTCAACATGACGACGGTCTCGGCGCTCGCGGCAACGATGTTCCTTGGCGGCTGGCACGCCCCGTGGCCGCTGAACATGTGGGCCGGGGCCAACACGGGCTGGTGGCCGCTGATCTGGTTCACCGCCAAGGTATGGGGCTTTCTGTTCATCTATTTCTGGCTCCGCGCCACGCTGCCCCGGCTGCGCTACGACCAGTTCATGGCGCTGGGCTGGAAGTTGCTCATCCCGGTCTCCCTGGTGTGGGTGATGATCGCGGCGATCATCCGCACACTGCGCAATCAGGGTTACCCGCATTGGACAGCGGCCCTGGTGATCAGCAGCCTCGTCGTTGCCGCGATGTTAGTGGCAACGCTGCGAAAGCCGTTCAGCTCGCCGGGTGCTCGCGCGGAAGCGCGGCAGGCTCGAGGGCTGCGCGCCGAGAAACCTGGCGGCGCGCAATCGGCCTTCCCGACACCGCCCCTGCCAGTCGGCGCCAGCAAGGAGAACGCCCGTGGCTAA
- a CDS encoding NADH-quinone oxidoreductase subunit G, whose protein sequence is MTSLSGAANTHTGDEVSPPEMVTLSIDGSQISVPKGTLVIRAAELMGIQIPRFCDHPLLDPVGACRQCLVEVEGQRKPLASCTTVATDDMVVRTQLTSEAADKAQHGVMELLLINHPLDCPMCDKGGECPLQNQAMSNGRADSRFTDVKRTFAKPINISSQVLLDRERCILCARCTRFSEQIAGDPFIDMQERGALQQVGIYATEPFDSYFSGNTVQICPVGALTGTAYRFRARPFDLVSSPSVCEHCASGCAQRTDHRRGKVLRRLAGDDPEVNEEWNCDKGRWAFTYATAPDVITTPLIRDEDGSLMPASWSHAMVAAAQGLEAARGNTGVLVGGRATVEDAYAYTKFARIALDTNDIDFRARPHSAEETDFLASRVAGRPVTVSYADLESAPVVLLVGFEPEDESPIVFLRLRKAARKHGVPVYAIAPFATRALEKMSGRLLKTTPGHEASALDGLATGELGDLLATPGAVIMVGERLATVTGGLSAAARLADTTGARLAWVPRRAGERAALEAGALPTLLPGGRPLADEAARSQVCAAWHVTELPGAAGRDADGMLAAATAGTLGALVVGGVEPADFADPNAVLAAVDAAGFVVSLELRHSAVTERADVVFPVAPTTQKSGAFVNWEGRYRAFEPALHGTTQQAGQADHRVLDALADEMGVHLGVPTVEAAREELVGLGIWDGKHAASPHVSTTESKSQSTQPGSGEAVLTGWRMLLDAGRLQDGEPHLAGTARTPVVRLSADTAAEIGAAGGDSVTVSTSRGSITLPLTVTDMPDRVVWLPLNSPGSAVHQQLGVTLGSIVRIGVGT, encoded by the coding sequence ATGACAAGCCTTTCTGGTGCGGCCAACACCCACACCGGCGACGAAGTGAGCCCACCCGAAATGGTGACGCTGTCGATCGACGGTAGCCAGATCAGTGTTCCGAAGGGAACATTGGTGATTCGCGCGGCCGAGCTGATGGGCATCCAGATCCCGCGGTTCTGTGACCACCCGCTGCTCGACCCGGTCGGGGCATGCCGGCAATGTCTGGTCGAGGTGGAGGGACAACGCAAACCGCTGGCATCGTGCACCACCGTCGCCACCGACGACATGGTGGTGCGTACCCAGTTGACCTCCGAGGCCGCGGACAAAGCCCAGCACGGCGTGATGGAATTGCTGCTGATCAATCATCCGCTGGACTGCCCCATGTGCGACAAGGGCGGCGAATGCCCGCTGCAAAACCAGGCAATGTCCAACGGCCGGGCCGATTCCCGCTTTACCGACGTCAAACGCACGTTTGCCAAACCGATCAATATCTCGTCACAGGTGCTGCTCGACCGCGAACGTTGCATCCTGTGCGCCCGCTGCACGCGGTTCTCCGAGCAGATCGCTGGCGATCCCTTCATCGACATGCAGGAGCGCGGCGCCCTCCAACAGGTCGGCATTTACGCGACCGAACCGTTCGACTCCTACTTCTCCGGCAACACGGTGCAGATCTGCCCGGTAGGCGCACTGACCGGAACCGCCTACCGATTCCGAGCCCGCCCATTCGATCTCGTCTCCAGCCCCAGCGTGTGCGAGCACTGTGCGTCGGGGTGTGCCCAGCGCACCGACCACCGCCGCGGCAAGGTGCTGCGCCGGCTGGCCGGCGACGATCCGGAAGTCAACGAAGAATGGAACTGCGATAAGGGCCGGTGGGCCTTCACCTACGCCACCGCTCCCGACGTGATCACCACTCCCCTCATCCGCGATGAGGACGGTTCTCTTATGCCGGCGTCGTGGTCGCACGCGATGGTCGCGGCCGCCCAGGGCCTCGAGGCGGCCCGCGGCAACACGGGAGTGCTGGTGGGCGGGCGCGCCACCGTGGAAGACGCCTACGCCTACACCAAGTTTGCGCGAATCGCCCTGGACACCAACGATATCGACTTCCGAGCCCGTCCACACTCGGCCGAGGAAACCGACTTTCTGGCGTCCCGCGTCGCGGGGCGGCCAGTGACTGTCAGCTACGCCGACCTGGAGTCGGCGCCGGTCGTGTTGCTGGTCGGGTTCGAGCCCGAAGACGAGTCGCCGATTGTGTTCCTGCGACTGCGCAAGGCCGCCCGCAAACACGGTGTTCCGGTGTACGCGATCGCGCCGTTCGCCACGCGCGCCTTGGAGAAGATGTCCGGCCGGTTACTCAAAACCACTCCCGGCCATGAGGCTTCGGCGCTGGACGGGCTGGCCACCGGTGAGCTAGGCGATCTGCTGGCCACGCCGGGAGCGGTGATCATGGTCGGTGAACGCTTGGCCACCGTCACGGGAGGCTTGTCCGCCGCCGCCCGGCTCGCCGACACCACCGGTGCCCGGCTGGCCTGGGTGCCACGGCGCGCTGGAGAGCGCGCGGCGTTGGAAGCCGGAGCCCTGCCCACGCTGTTGCCCGGTGGTCGACCACTCGCCGATGAGGCGGCGCGCTCGCAGGTCTGCGCGGCGTGGCACGTCACCGAACTGCCGGGCGCGGCCGGACGAGACGCGGACGGCATGCTGGCCGCCGCCACCGCCGGGACACTGGGCGCGCTGGTCGTCGGCGGTGTCGAGCCCGCCGACTTCGCCGACCCGAACGCGGTGCTGGCCGCGGTGGACGCCGCCGGCTTCGTCGTCAGCCTCGAGCTGCGCCACAGCGCCGTCACCGAACGTGCCGACGTGGTGTTCCCTGTCGCACCAACGACGCAGAAGTCCGGCGCCTTCGTCAACTGGGAGGGCCGCTACCGAGCGTTCGAACCCGCGCTGCACGGCACTACCCAGCAAGCCGGACAGGCGGACCATCGGGTGCTCGACGCGCTAGCCGACGAAATGGGCGTCCATCTGGGAGTGCCGACCGTCGAAGCCGCGCGGGAGGAGCTGGTCGGGCTGGGTATCTGGGACGGCAAGCACGCCGCCAGCCCGCACGTCAGCACCACCGAATCGAAAAGCCAGTCCACCCAACCGGGGTCGGGCGAAGCCGTGTTGACCGGCTGGCGAATGTTGCTCGACGCCGGCCGGCTGCAGGACGGTGAACCGCATCTAGCCGGTACGGCGCGCACACCCGTGGTGCGCTTGTCTGCCGACACGGCGGCCGAGATCGGCGCCGCCGGCGGCGATTCGGTCACGGTCAGCACGTCACGCGGATCGATTACGCTGCCGCTGACCGTCACCGACATGCCGGATCGCGTGGTGTGGCTCCCACTGAACTCGCCGGGTTCGGCGGTGCACCAGCAATTGGGCGTCACCCTCGGCAGCATTGTGCGGATCGGAGTAGGAACATGA
- the nuoF gene encoding NADH-quinone oxidoreductase subunit NuoF — protein sequence MTTTSGTTTSSAQATPLTPVISRYWDDPESWTLATYQRHGGYQAMTKALAMDPDDVIGTVKDSGLRGRGGAGFSTGTKWSFIPQGATGAAAKPHYLVVNADESEPGTCKDIPLMLATPHVLIEGIIIAAYAIRANHAFIYVRGEVLPVLRRLQNAVAEAYAAGFLGRDVAGSGFSLELVVHAGAGAYICGEETALLDSLEGRRGQPRLRPPFPAVSGLYGCPTVINNVETIASVPSIVLNGIDWFRSMGSEKSPGFTLYSLSGHVTRPGQYEAPLGITLRELLDYAGGVRAGQRLKFWTPGGSSTPLLTAEHLDVPLDYEGVGAAGSMLGTKALEIFDDTTCVVRAVRRWTEFYKHESCGKCTPCREGTFWLDKIYERLETGAGTPEDLDKLSDISDSILGKSFCALGDGAASPVMSSLEYFRDEYLAHIDGGGCPFDPRDSMLKPSGTNRNPTERV from the coding sequence ATGACCACAACGTCGGGGACCACAACGTCCAGCGCCCAGGCAACGCCGCTGACACCGGTGATCAGCCGCTACTGGGACGATCCCGAATCGTGGACACTGGCGACCTACCAACGCCACGGCGGCTATCAGGCCATGACGAAGGCCCTGGCCATGGATCCCGACGACGTCATCGGAACCGTCAAGGACTCGGGACTGCGCGGACGCGGTGGCGCCGGCTTCTCCACCGGAACCAAGTGGTCGTTCATCCCGCAAGGCGCCACTGGGGCCGCCGCGAAGCCGCACTATCTCGTGGTCAACGCCGACGAATCCGAACCCGGTACGTGCAAAGACATCCCGCTGATGTTGGCGACGCCGCATGTGCTCATCGAGGGCATCATCATTGCCGCCTACGCAATCCGGGCCAACCATGCGTTTATCTACGTGCGTGGTGAAGTGCTGCCGGTGCTGCGGCGGCTGCAGAACGCGGTGGCCGAGGCCTACGCCGCTGGCTTCCTCGGCCGCGATGTCGCCGGTTCCGGCTTCAGCCTGGAGCTTGTCGTACATGCCGGCGCCGGCGCCTACATCTGTGGCGAAGAGACCGCACTGCTCGATTCGCTGGAAGGCCGGCGCGGCCAGCCACGGCTGCGCCCACCGTTTCCCGCGGTGTCGGGCCTCTACGGCTGCCCCACGGTGATCAACAACGTCGAAACGATCGCCAGCGTCCCGTCGATCGTGCTCAACGGCATCGACTGGTTCCGCTCGATGGGCAGCGAGAAATCGCCTGGATTCACCCTCTACTCGCTGTCCGGGCACGTGACCCGCCCCGGCCAATACGAGGCGCCGCTGGGAATCACGTTGCGGGAGTTGCTCGACTACGCCGGCGGGGTGCGAGCGGGGCAACGGCTGAAGTTTTGGACGCCCGGCGGGTCCTCAACACCACTGCTTACCGCCGAACATTTGGACGTACCGCTGGACTACGAGGGTGTCGGTGCGGCCGGCTCGATGCTGGGGACCAAGGCGCTGGAGATCTTCGACGACACCACCTGCGTCGTCCGCGCGGTACGGCGCTGGACCGAGTTCTACAAGCACGAATCATGCGGCAAGTGCACCCCGTGCCGGGAAGGCACCTTCTGGCTGGACAAGATCTACGAGCGGCTGGAAACCGGAGCGGGCACGCCCGAGGATCTCGACAAATTGTCCGACATTTCCGACTCCATCTTGGGAAAGTCGTTCTGCGCGTTGGGTGATGGAGCCGCGAGCCCGGTGATGTCGTCGCTCGAATACTTCCGCGACGAGTATCTGGCTCACATCGACGGTGGCGGGTGCCCGTTCGACCCACGAGACTCCATGCTGAAGCCCAGCGGAACCAACAGAAACCCGACGGAAAGGGTGTGA
- the nuoE gene encoding NADH-quinone oxidoreductase subunit NuoE, producing the protein MTQAPDGQPVFLQLGPPPEEPGQFQVDGAPQSYSADVQARLEVDAKEIIARYPNERSALLPLLHLVQAEDSYLTPAGLTFCADQLGLTGAEVSAVASFYTMYRREPTGEYLVGVCTNTLCAVMGGDAIFEALKDHLGVGHDETTADRAITLQHIECNAACDFAPVVMVNWEFFDNQTPESARELVDSLRSGTPQAPTRGAPLCAFRETSRILAGQPDQRRDEGQGGAGAATLAGLRVAQENDMQAPPGPEGRP; encoded by the coding sequence ATGACGCAGGCGCCCGACGGTCAGCCGGTATTCCTCCAGCTCGGGCCGCCACCCGAAGAGCCCGGGCAATTCCAGGTCGACGGTGCCCCGCAGTCGTATTCAGCAGACGTGCAGGCGCGGCTGGAAGTCGACGCCAAGGAGATCATCGCCCGGTATCCCAACGAGCGTTCAGCACTCTTGCCGTTGTTGCACCTGGTTCAGGCCGAGGACTCCTACCTGACCCCGGCGGGCCTGACATTCTGCGCTGACCAGTTGGGCCTGACCGGCGCCGAGGTGTCCGCGGTGGCCAGCTTCTACACCATGTACCGCCGCGAACCCACCGGTGAGTACCTGGTCGGTGTGTGCACCAACACGCTGTGCGCGGTGATGGGCGGCGATGCCATATTCGAGGCGCTCAAAGACCACCTGGGCGTCGGGCACGACGAGACCACGGCCGACAGGGCGATCACCTTACAACATATTGAATGCAACGCTGCCTGCGATTTCGCGCCGGTGGTGATGGTCAACTGGGAGTTCTTCGACAACCAGACCCCCGAGTCGGCCCGGGAGCTGGTCGACTCCTTGCGCTCCGGCACACCGCAAGCGCCTACCCGGGGCGCTCCGCTGTGCGCCTTCCGGGAAACGTCCCGCATTCTGGCGGGCCAACCCGACCAGCGTCGTGACGAAGGCCAAGGCGGAGCCGGTGCGGCCACGCTGGCCGGTTTGCGGGTGGCGCAAGAAAACGACATGCAAGCCCCCCCAGGGCCGGAAGGCCGTCCATGA
- the nuoD gene encoding NADH dehydrogenase (quinone) subunit D, producing the protein MGKSTATTQDGSGAAETLVVAGGQDWDEIVAAARDADPGERIVVNMGPQHPSTHGVLRLILEIEGETVIEARCGIGYLHTGIEKNLEYRYWAQGVTFVTRMDYLSPFFNETAYCLGVEKLLGITDEIPERVNVIRVMMMELNRISSHLVALATGGMELGAMTPMFVGFRAREIILKLFESITGLRMNSAYIRPGGVAQDLPDNAASEIAEALKQLRQPLREMGDLLNENAIWKARTEGVGYLDLTGCMALGITGPILRSTGLPHDLRKSEPYCGYENYEFDVITDDRCDAYGRYMIRVKEMWESVKIVEQCLDKLRPGPVMVSDRKIAWPADLEVGPDGMGNSPEHIAKIMGGSMEALIHHFKLVTEGIRVPPGQVYVSVESPRGELGVHMVSDGGTRPYRVHYRDPSFTNLQSVAAMCEGSMVADLIAAVASIDPVMGGVDR; encoded by the coding sequence ATGGGCAAATCCACCGCGACGACGCAGGACGGGAGCGGCGCCGCCGAGACCCTTGTGGTTGCCGGCGGCCAAGACTGGGATGAGATCGTTGCGGCCGCGCGCGATGCGGACCCCGGTGAACGCATCGTGGTCAACATGGGACCCCAGCACCCCTCCACCCACGGGGTACTCCGGCTGATCCTCGAGATCGAGGGTGAAACGGTCATCGAGGCTCGATGCGGAATCGGCTATCTACACACCGGCATTGAGAAGAATCTCGAATACCGCTACTGGGCACAGGGCGTCACCTTCGTGACCCGGATGGATTACCTGTCCCCGTTCTTCAACGAAACTGCCTACTGCCTGGGCGTGGAAAAACTGCTCGGGATCACCGACGAGATACCCGAACGGGTCAACGTGATCCGGGTGATGATGATGGAGCTCAACCGGATCTCATCGCATCTGGTGGCATTAGCGACCGGCGGCATGGAGCTGGGTGCCATGACCCCGATGTTCGTTGGGTTCCGGGCACGAGAGATCATCCTGAAGCTGTTCGAATCCATCACCGGTTTGCGGATGAACAGCGCCTACATCCGACCCGGCGGGGTGGCTCAAGACCTACCCGACAATGCGGCCAGCGAGATCGCCGAAGCACTCAAGCAGTTGCGCCAACCGCTGCGCGAGATGGGCGACCTCCTCAACGAAAACGCCATCTGGAAGGCCCGCACCGAGGGTGTGGGCTACCTGGACTTGACCGGATGCATGGCCCTGGGCATCACCGGCCCGATTCTGCGGTCCACCGGATTGCCCCACGACCTGCGCAAGAGCGAGCCCTATTGCGGATACGAGAACTACGAGTTCGACGTGATCACCGATGATCGTTGTGATGCTTACGGGCGCTACATGATTCGCGTCAAGGAGATGTGGGAATCGGTGAAGATTGTGGAGCAGTGCCTGGACAAGTTGCGTCCGGGACCGGTCATGGTCTCCGACCGCAAAATCGCTTGGCCCGCCGATCTCGAAGTCGGCCCCGACGGAATGGGCAACTCCCCGGAGCACATCGCGAAAATCATGGGCGGCTCGATGGAAGCGTTGATTCACCACTTCAAGTTGGTTACCGAGGGAATTCGCGTTCCGCCGGGCCAGGTCTACGTGTCGGTGGAATCACCACGAGGTGAGCTCGGCGTGCACATGGTCAGCGACGGCGGTACCCGCCCCTACCGGGTGCACTACCGGGACCCGTCCTTCACCAACCTGCAGTCGGTTGCCGCGATGTGCGAAGGCTCGATGGTCGCCGATTTGATCGCCGCGGTCGCCAGCATCGACCCGGTGATGGGCGGGGTGGACCGATGA